Part of the Labrenzia sp. PHM005 genome is shown below.
ACGGTGTTCTGGTCGTCGACACAGCCGCCGTCTCAGCAGCCAACCGGATAGATCCAGCGATCACATTCGCAACCCTTGCCAATTACACACGGGTAACGCCGGGCCGGATGGTCGCGACATCAAAGATCATCCCCTTTGCAGTGCCAGAGGCCCTGATCGAACAGGCAGAAACTGCAATCAATGGGGCCGTTCGTATCGCCGGTTTTTCACCCAAGAAGATTGGCTTAGTCGCAACCAAACTGCCCCATTTAAAAACGGCAACCATGGATAAGACCCGCCGTGTTCTGGAGGACCGGCTGCGGCCAAGCGGCAGCACAATCTTGAAAGAGCTGCGCGTCGACCATACGGAAACGGCCGTTTCGGACGCTATCAGCACGTTGTCGGCAGACGGCGCGGAGTTTCTGATCCTGTTTGGGGCATCTGCCGTCGTCGATCGAGCGGATGTTCTTCCCGCCGCCTTGGAAATGGCTGGCGGAACCGTCCGCCATCTTGGCATGCCCGTCGATCCAGGCAATTTGCTGATGCTTGGAGAGTTTGATGACAAACCGGTGCTGGGCGCACCAGGTTGCGCGCGCAGCCCCAAGGAAAACGGCTTTGACTGGATCTTAGACCGGCTGCTTGCCGGGCTGGAGGTTTCTGGAAACGACATCACTGCTATGGGGGTCGGTGGTCTGCTCATGGAAATCGGTACACGGCCGCAGCCGCGCGCTCCCAAACACACAAGGCCTTCGCCAAGAATTGCGGCCATTATCCTCGGCGCCGGCAAATCCTCGCGTATGGGCGGTCCGAACAAGCTTCTTGCAAAACTCGACGGCAAAACCCTGATCCGCCATGCGGCGGAAGCAGCCTGTGGGACGAACCTCACACAGACCATTCTGGTAACGGGACATCTGGCCGACAAAATCCAAGACGAAGTATCCGATCTTAACCTGACCACCGTGCACAACCCTGATTATACCGATGGCATGTCCGGTTCTATCCGGACCGGTATGAATGCTTTGAAGTCCGACATTGACGCCGTCTTGATCCTTCTAGGTGATATGCCCCGGATCACTTCAGATGTTCTGGGACAAATGATTACCGCTTATAGCCAAAACACCAATGACTTGATCGTCACAGCCACAGCCGGCGGAAAACGCGGCAATCCGGTTCTTTGGGATCGACGTTTTTTCGAAGCACTGAAGTCCTTGAGCGGCGATGTTGGCGCGCGGCATGTCATCGCCGACAATCCCGGATTTGTTGCCGAAGTGGACATCGGCGAAGCTGCCAGGCTAGATCTCGATACTCCCGAAGCCCTTCAAGCAGCCGGCGGGCACCTGCCAGATAAACACACCAAATGATTGTTTTTGCTTCTAAAGTATTTCCAAAATAGATAATTGGTAAAGAAGCTTTAACCGGCTATGCAACAAATGCAAAGCGGTCATGCTGGCTATTCTATTGCAATTTTGTGACATTGGCCTTATGTAAGCGCTGCGTTTGCTGAAGAGCGCCCTGCTTGCAGGGGGGACTATGAAAAATGTCCTGAACGCTGATTACATCCGATTTCTTTCGAAGGCTGTTCGGATCCTCACATGGGGAGGATGCTCGAGCGCCTTTGTTGTGTGCGTGACCAAATAAAGGAAACTGTCATGGCTGACTTGTCTCTTCCGCGTCCGGGCTGCTGCAAATGGGCAGAAGGTGATGCTGGTAACTACACCTTCCCGTGCAACAACCGCGTCGAGCCAGGCGTTTCTTATTGTGAAGAGCACCGCTCCATCGTCTACATTCCGCCGGAAGAGCGCCGCCGCAACCGGTCTGGTGGTGGCATGAGCCTGTCCTTCCGCCGCGCGGCTTAAAAACAGCTGCCTGATCCAAAAGGCACATATTCCCGTGGAATTCCACGAGACTTTAGGACCCGGTCATTTGACCGGGTTTTTTGTTTTTTGGCATTCTGATCGCCCTTACGGTCTATTACACACCGAAATATCGCAAGTTACCCTAGGTAAGTATAATACTTTTAACAATGTCGTAAATTGTATTTACAATATGCTAATCTTCTCACTGAAGTTACTGCGTATAGATACATACAATTTAATTCTTTATTTTTATTCTGGCGATAGATTTTGTAAAAAACTATGACACTGTGCAACGAAAGCGCTGGAATCAAAAATGATCGTCCAGTCGGAAAATGAAACCGAGCGTCTGAAGGCCCTTCGAACGCTGCAGCTTATAAACTCCGGACGCCTTCCGGAGTATGATGCTATCGTTGAGCTCGCGGCAGCTGTGTTCGATTGCCCATTTTCCCTGATTTCCTTCATTGAAGAAAAGGACCAGTGGTTCAAAGCTTGCTGCGGCATGGAGTTGGTGAGCAGTCCCCGTGAGATCTCCTTCTGCCAGCATGCAATCTTGTCTTCCGATCTCTTCGTCGTCCCCAATGCTCTCGAGGATGACCGATTTAAAGACAATCCCTTGGTTGTTGGCGATCCAAAGATCCGGTTTTACGCTGGCTGCCCAATCTCACTTGACGGGAAACACCGGCTTGGCACCCTTTGTGTCATCGATACCAGACCGCACACGCCAACCGCATCACAGCTCAAACAGCTACGCCACCTTGGCACCGTCGTCGAAGGTTTGATCAAAACCCACCAGGCAACGGTCGAAACAGAACAAGCTGTTAAGCAGGCGGATGCCGAGCGGAATACTGCGCTGCTCAAAGGCGAACTCCTTGAAGAAGTGGC
Proteins encoded:
- a CDS encoding NTP transferase domain-containing protein — translated: MKFGPVAPSNAEGSVLAHSTKLADRTLKKGHKLTKDDCRALAESGLKSVVVASFDDDDLDEDTAAARLGEAAKGTGLYQDAPFTGRMNLFAETNGVLVVDTAAVSAANRIDPAITFATLANYTRVTPGRMVATSKIIPFAVPEALIEQAETAINGAVRIAGFSPKKIGLVATKLPHLKTATMDKTRRVLEDRLRPSGSTILKELRVDHTETAVSDAISTLSADGAEFLILFGASAVVDRADVLPAALEMAGGTVRHLGMPVDPGNLLMLGEFDDKPVLGAPGCARSPKENGFDWILDRLLAGLEVSGNDITAMGVGGLLMEIGTRPQPRAPKHTRPSPRIAAIILGAGKSSRMGGPNKLLAKLDGKTLIRHAAEAACGTNLTQTILVTGHLADKIQDEVSDLNLTTVHNPDYTDGMSGSIRTGMNALKSDIDAVLILLGDMPRITSDVLGQMITAYSQNTNDLIVTATAGGKRGNPVLWDRRFFEALKSLSGDVGARHVIADNPGFVAEVDIGEAARLDLDTPEALQAAGGHLPDKHTK